A part of Limihaloglobus sulfuriphilus genomic DNA contains:
- a CDS encoding adenylosuccinate synthase, whose protein sequence is MNCCIVGLQWGDEGKGKVVDILAEQCDAVVRFAGGANAGHTVIIGENKFALHLMPSGAVRPGTACVIGNGVVFDPEVFIQELEGLTKKDISMDGRLFISENAHVVLRYHKIEDGLREEALGKNKIGTTNRGIGPCYADKIGRSFAVRMADFRDLDGLKEKLTKIIEYKNKVFSALYGAEPISVDEVFQDCQTAADKLLKYVCNTTKVLHEMIAGGKSLLFEGAQGALLDLDHGTFPFVTSSNASALGMGPGCGVPSKMVERFIGVIKAYTTRVGAGPFPTELDNEIGQTIRERGNEYGTTTGRPRRCGWFDGIVVRYSALIGGINELAMMHLDTISGFDELKVCRAYSIDGQETDFFPSDAGELAKAVPVYETLPGWKEDISKISTYDELPENAKKYIELVEKITNVPVTMIGKGPKRSDIIYKK, encoded by the coding sequence ATGAACTGTTGCATCGTAGGATTGCAGTGGGGAGACGAGGGCAAAGGCAAGGTAGTTGATATCCTCGCCGAGCAGTGCGACGCCGTGGTACGTTTTGCCGGAGGTGCCAACGCCGGACACACCGTTATCATTGGCGAGAATAAATTCGCCCTTCACCTGATGCCCAGCGGCGCGGTTCGCCCGGGAACAGCCTGCGTAATCGGTAACGGCGTGGTATTCGACCCGGAAGTCTTTATACAAGAACTTGAAGGCCTGACTAAAAAGGATATTTCCATGGACGGCAGGCTGTTTATAAGCGAAAATGCCCATGTTGTGCTAAGATACCATAAAATCGAAGACGGCCTGCGAGAAGAGGCGCTGGGCAAGAACAAAATCGGCACCACAAACCGCGGCATAGGACCGTGTTACGCCGATAAAATCGGCCGAAGTTTTGCCGTTCGCATGGCGGATTTCCGAGACCTTGACGGCCTCAAAGAAAAACTGACAAAGATAATTGAATATAAGAACAAGGTATTCTCCGCACTTTACGGAGCAGAGCCGATAAGCGTTGACGAGGTATTCCAGGACTGCCAAACCGCGGCGGATAAACTGCTAAAATACGTATGCAACACAACTAAGGTGCTTCACGAGATGATAGCCGGCGGCAAATCGCTGCTGTTTGAAGGTGCCCAGGGCGCACTTCTGGACCTTGACCACGGAACATTTCCCTTTGTAACAAGCTCCAACGCATCGGCGCTTGGCATGGGTCCCGGCTGCGGGGTACCGTCCAAGATGGTTGAACGGTTCATCGGCGTGATAAAGGCATACACAACACGCGTCGGGGCAGGCCCCTTCCCAACCGAGCTTGACAACGAGATCGGCCAGACTATCCGTGAACGCGGCAATGAGTACGGAACAACTACCGGCAGGCCCCGCAGGTGCGGCTGGTTTGACGGCATAGTCGTCAGGTATTCTGCCCTTATCGGCGGAATCAATGAGCTGGCAATGATGCACCTCGATACGATCAGCGGTTTTGATGAGCTGAAAGTCTGCCGTGCATACTCCATCGACGGCCAGGAAACTGACTTCTTCCCCTCGGATGCCGGCGAGCTGGCCAAAGCCGTGCCGGTGTATGAAACTTTGCCCGGGTGGAAAGAGGACATCAGCAAGATCAGCACTTATGATGAACTGCCGGAAAACGCAAAGAAATATATTGAACTGGTAGAAAAAATCACCAATGTTCCGGTTACAATGATCGGCAAAGGCCCTAAAAGAAGTGATATCATTTACAAGAAATAA
- a CDS encoding RnfABCDGE type electron transport complex subunit D: MKQKTTKKILRKQMPMRRVLLALLPCVAGSIYFFGWRSLAMVLYAAVIGFITELIFCRIRKESVSEAVFVTTTIFSLIMPPAVGFHVMTVGVVFAVMFTKEIFGGFGRNIFNPALAGRCFVYVCFPVALTGAWSPPAQGVWGALDQWTTAVTADAITGASPMGNLKAGKIVLSGDESAAETVPFDIDEGETVELKRTALLKGLLLGRISGTMGVTSVLLILIGGVYLYVTKTASRKIILSTIITYAVVNQVLYWFGVDPVPGAWPAVLGGGFLFGAFFMATDPVSAPRTEEAKIFYGIIIGVFTTVIRNFSIFNGGLMFSILIGNMFAPIIDYGVRAYKARKSEKEPA, translated from the coding sequence GTGAAACAGAAAACAACAAAAAAGATTTTGCGTAAACAGATGCCGATGCGGCGGGTACTTCTGGCTCTTTTGCCTTGTGTTGCCGGCAGTATTTACTTTTTTGGCTGGCGGAGTCTGGCGATGGTTCTCTACGCGGCGGTTATCGGCTTTATCACAGAGCTTATATTCTGCCGGATTCGTAAAGAATCTGTCAGCGAGGCAGTGTTTGTAACCACCACAATATTCTCGCTGATCATGCCGCCGGCAGTCGGTTTTCATGTTATGACAGTCGGCGTGGTATTCGCGGTGATGTTCACCAAGGAGATTTTCGGCGGTTTCGGGCGAAACATTTTCAACCCCGCGCTTGCCGGACGTTGTTTTGTATATGTATGCTTTCCCGTGGCGCTTACAGGTGCCTGGAGCCCACCCGCACAGGGTGTCTGGGGAGCGTTAGATCAGTGGACTACCGCAGTTACGGCAGACGCGATTACAGGCGCCTCGCCAATGGGCAACCTCAAAGCTGGTAAAATCGTTCTCTCCGGCGATGAATCGGCGGCAGAGACTGTTCCATTTGACATAGATGAAGGCGAAACTGTCGAGCTGAAACGCACAGCGCTTCTCAAAGGGCTTCTGCTGGGCAGGATCAGCGGCACAATGGGTGTTACCAGCGTGCTTCTGATACTGATCGGCGGCGTGTATCTCTATGTTACAAAGACGGCAAGCCGCAAGATTATCCTTTCAACCATAATCACTTATGCCGTTGTCAATCAGGTCTTGTACTGGTTCGGGGTTGACCCTGTTCCGGGGGCATGGCCGGCGGTTCTTGGCGGTGGTTTCCTTTTTGGGGCGTTCTTTATGGCGACAGACCCGGTTAGTGCACCCAGAACTGAAGAGGCCAAAATATTTTACGGCATAATCATCGGCGTATTCACAACGGTTATCAGGAATTTTTCGATATTCAACGGCGGGCTGATGTTCTCGATACTCATCGGCAACATGTTCGCACCGATTATCGATTACGGTGTGCGGGCATATAAGGCCAGAAAAAGTGAAAAGGAGCCGGCATGA
- a CDS encoding PHP domain-containing protein: protein MKKIDLHIHTISTDWDSDFNFDIANLEKYISKAKLDAIAITNHNMFDGEQFNMISKALGVVVFPGIEISLDCGHILIISDSTDLEDFEGKAKLVAQKITQIENRITVDELETIFNDLNDYLVIPHYQKGPAIQGEALKWIASYVSVGEVDSPKKFIRAIKDKTMLTPVLFSDERISDELDSLPTRQTFIDCGELTLNAIKTCLKDKGKVALSETKGNNLFQVFDDGQMLSTGLNVLLGERSSGKTWTLNKINKLNNNVKYIEQFSLVQKDDAKDKRDFKKHLQNNQSQILEDYLSEFKVVLNDVMSVDLQANERSIEKYVDTLLRAAEDADRRDVYSKTALFDESLFSISEDKTLRDLIESVQQVIENVEFRGIIEKHIDLNSMKRLICELIELLRSKKLETKKKELVNSLIRDIKESLQLRSASEPIEDIDLYRVSIEKRKVDRFSEIVKFLQKEATIWKESIQAFSVVVEKGAFAGAGEIKEANSGKGAFREQFKQYGKPYLYLQTLLADENLMRSELYKLFAKISYRILNRDGVEVSGGERSEFRLLRKIKDSQNHDFLLIDEPESSFDNLFLNSDVNNIIKDISKSMPVVVVTHNNTVGASVGADYLLYAKKEIKEGGPVYKLYSGHPTDQELKSLDGTTINNHEVMLDSLEAGHDAYIKRRQGYEAIKN, encoded by the coding sequence TTGAAAAAAATTGACTTACATATTCATACAATATCAACTGACTGGGATAGTGATTTTAACTTTGATATAGCAAACCTAGAAAAATACATCTCCAAAGCAAAGCTGGATGCTATTGCAATAACAAATCATAATATGTTTGATGGAGAGCAGTTTAATATGATTAGCAAAGCATTAGGAGTTGTTGTTTTTCCGGGAATAGAGATTAGCCTAGACTGTGGTCATATTTTGATAATCAGCGATTCAACTGACCTGGAAGACTTCGAAGGCAAAGCTAAATTAGTTGCTCAAAAAATCACCCAAATTGAAAACCGCATTACTGTCGATGAGCTTGAAACAATATTTAATGATCTAAATGATTATTTGGTGATACCGCATTACCAAAAAGGGCCGGCAATCCAAGGGGAAGCTTTAAAGTGGATTGCGAGTTACGTATCAGTTGGTGAGGTAGATAGCCCCAAGAAATTTATCCGCGCCATTAAAGATAAGACAATGCTTACTCCCGTTTTATTTAGCGATGAGAGAATATCTGACGAGTTAGACAGTCTCCCCACAAGACAAACTTTTATAGACTGCGGTGAGTTGACTTTAAACGCTATAAAAACATGCCTGAAAGACAAGGGGAAGGTTGCTCTATCTGAAACCAAAGGGAATAATCTGTTTCAGGTCTTTGATGATGGCCAGATGTTGTCAACGGGATTGAATGTCCTTCTCGGCGAAAGGTCATCCGGAAAAACCTGGACATTGAATAAGATCAATAAATTAAATAACAATGTAAAGTATATCGAACAGTTTTCATTGGTTCAGAAAGACGACGCTAAAGACAAACGCGATTTTAAAAAACATCTTCAAAATAATCAAAGTCAGATTCTCGAAGACTATTTGTCTGAATTTAAGGTGGTTTTGAATGATGTTATGAGTGTTGACTTGCAGGCGAATGAACGATCAATTGAGAAATATGTTGATACTCTTCTCAGGGCCGCTGAGGACGCAGACAGGAGAGATGTCTATTCCAAAACAGCCCTATTTGATGAATCATTGTTTTCTATAAGTGAAGACAAGACGTTGCGTGATTTGATTGAATCGGTTCAACAAGTAATAGAAAATGTTGAATTCCGGGGTATTATTGAAAAGCATATAGACCTTAATTCCATGAAGCGGCTTATATGTGAATTGATCGAACTACTTCGGTCAAAGAAACTTGAAACAAAGAAGAAGGAGCTAGTGAACTCTTTAATACGAGATATTAAAGAAAGTCTGCAATTACGATCAGCGAGTGAGCCTATCGAAGATATAGACTTGTATCGCGTAAGTATCGAAAAGAGGAAAGTCGATAGATTTTCAGAGATTGTCAAATTTTTGCAGAAGGAGGCAACAATCTGGAAAGAAAGCATTCAAGCGTTCAGCGTTGTTGTAGAAAAGGGTGCATTTGCAGGCGCTGGAGAAATAAAGGAAGCAAACAGTGGAAAGGGAGCATTCCGAGAACAGTTCAAGCAATATGGAAAACCTTATCTTTATTTGCAAACACTACTGGCCGATGAGAACCTGATGCGATCCGAACTCTACAAATTGTTTGCAAAGATAAGCTATAGGATTCTAAATCGAGATGGAGTCGAGGTGTCAGGTGGTGAGCGATCTGAATTTAGGCTGCTGCGGAAAATAAAAGATTCGCAAAATCACGACTTCTTACTGATTGATGAGCCGGAATCTTCATTTGATAACCTGTTTCTCAATAGCGACGTCAACAATATCATTAAAGATATCTCAAAATCAATGCCAGTAGTTGTGGTTACGCATAACAATACAGTCGGTGCTTCAGTCGGAGCTGATTATTTACTGTACGCAAAAAAAGAAATTAAAGAAGGAGGGCCAGTGTACAAGTTGTATTCTGGTCACCCAACAGACCAAGAACTTAAGTCACTGGACGGTACAACAATTAACAACCATGAGGTAATGCTGGACTCACTTGAGGCAGGCCATGACGCCTATATTAAAAGGAGACAAGGATATGAAGCTATTAAAAATTGA
- a CDS encoding isoprenyl transferase, whose product MSDFEQKRQAAAEKLGISADKMPKSIAIIMDGNGRWAEQRDEPRFIGHREGAKVVIRIVLDCVKMGIEALSLYSFSMQNWKRPQMEVDFLMQLFTRYLVEIRPTLMENNVQLIHLGRREPLSDELLEELDKSMEMTRANDGMKLGLALNYGSREEIIDAAKKLAADCVEGKLKPDDIDEEKFSKALCTADMIDPELLIRTSAEMRISNFLLWQISYTEFYITDTLWPDFKLEDVEKAIISYANRDRRLGGVNKN is encoded by the coding sequence ATGAGTGACTTTGAGCAGAAAAGACAAGCTGCTGCCGAGAAGCTCGGCATATCGGCAGATAAAATGCCAAAAAGCATCGCCATAATTATGGACGGCAACGGCCGCTGGGCCGAGCAGCGGGATGAGCCGCGATTCATCGGGCACAGGGAAGGCGCAAAGGTCGTTATACGAATCGTGCTGGATTGTGTCAAGATGGGCATTGAAGCGCTTTCGCTCTATTCGTTCAGTATGCAAAACTGGAAACGCCCGCAGATGGAGGTTGATTTCCTGATGCAGCTCTTTACCCGCTACCTCGTGGAGATACGCCCGACCCTGATGGAGAACAATGTGCAGCTAATCCATCTGGGACGCAGAGAACCGCTCAGCGATGAGCTGCTCGAAGAGCTTGATAAGAGCATGGAGATGACCAGGGCCAACGACGGCATGAAACTCGGGCTGGCTCTGAACTACGGCTCGAGGGAGGAGATCATTGACGCGGCAAAAAAACTCGCCGCCGACTGCGTTGAAGGCAAACTCAAGCCCGACGATATCGACGAAGAAAAGTTCTCAAAAGCATTGTGCACAGCCGATATGATTGATCCTGAGCTGCTGATACGAACATCAGCAGAGATGCGAATAAGCAACTTTCTGCTATGGCAGATATCCTATACCGAATTCTACATCACCGACACTCTCTGGCCGGACTTCAAGCTCGAAGACGTAGAAAAGGCCATCATCTCTTACGCCAACCGTGACAGACGCCTTGGCGGGGTTAACAAGAATTAG
- a CDS encoding Rnf-Nqr domain containing protein, which translates to MNAESKKLIYEGLWKNNPVFRQVLGICSTLAVTNLVMNTAVMCVALIFTLSLSSASVSILRNITPRNIRMMVETLIIAFYVIIVDIILKAYWPQMSTNLGPYVGLIITNCIVMGRCEACGINNPPATAFIDGMFNALGYSFVLLIIATFREILGMGTFLGFSVPYFSGPGWDKWIIMVMPPGAFFMLAIVVWVFRSIQDRKEQS; encoded by the coding sequence ATGAATGCAGAGAGTAAAAAACTGATATACGAGGGGTTATGGAAAAATAATCCCGTCTTTCGGCAGGTGCTGGGTATTTGCAGCACGCTGGCGGTAACAAACCTTGTGATGAACACTGCTGTTATGTGTGTGGCGCTTATCTTTACTCTGTCACTGAGCTCGGCATCGGTTTCGATTCTTCGCAACATCACACCCCGCAATATACGAATGATGGTCGAGACGCTTATAATCGCTTTTTATGTTATCATCGTTGACATTATCCTCAAGGCATACTGGCCCCAGATGAGCACGAACCTCGGGCCGTATGTGGGTCTGATAATTACAAACTGTATTGTGATGGGCCGCTGCGAGGCGTGCGGCATAAACAACCCGCCGGCAACCGCCTTTATCGACGGTATGTTCAATGCACTGGGCTATTCGTTTGTACTGCTGATAATCGCTACTTTCCGCGAGATTCTGGGAATGGGGACGTTTCTGGGTTTCTCGGTGCCGTATTTCAGCGGGCCCGGCTGGGATAAATGGATCATAATGGTCATGCCGCCCGGGGCGTTTTTTATGCTCGCAATAGTGGTATGGGTGTTCAGGTCTATCCAGGATAGAAAGGAGCAAAGCTGA
- a CDS encoding exo-alpha-sialidase: MYSKRLFVVLVLAGLAFAVAGSEGYIVRWSAPWPDPAKPDAGLPLLAGVKHYEIFHGSSEMGMYNHGPVSICNNGVFYVMWYSHKNCEDASGQRILFADSPDGMQWADTEILFDSLSPFAYRGVEGINMFPSGFYTVGDRLYAIARVNYIKWPQGPVTEGGSVYEQIGYLARCIKTQGTSGKAFWLLEELPEDESLLKYPCYPDTNTQTAADALELLENIRNRGRRKGKYPEAPEGVKLCEDSIYTRGDGRQVRLFRDDGRSLRMFASIRSSEDDKWSRPVKTNIPDSCAMTVSGRLSDGRVYMIGNNIPKLWLRSPLLITLSDDGADFDQSWVIRCCDPELREKKSMDGKGPGFQYPNVCMSKSDMWVFYSVGKEDIGVTRIPLETLPQKSD, encoded by the coding sequence ATGTATTCAAAAAGATTGTTCGTAGTACTTGTTTTGGCCGGCTTGGCTTTCGCCGTCGCCGGAAGTGAGGGTTATATAGTAAGATGGTCGGCTCCCTGGCCGGATCCGGCAAAGCCCGATGCCGGACTGCCTCTGCTGGCGGGCGTTAAACACTATGAGATTTTCCACGGCAGCAGTGAAATGGGAATGTACAACCACGGTCCAGTTTCAATCTGCAATAACGGCGTGTTTTATGTGATGTGGTATTCTCATAAGAACTGCGAAGATGCTTCCGGCCAGAGAATCCTGTTTGCAGACTCGCCGGATGGCATGCAGTGGGCTGACACCGAAATCCTCTTTGATTCGCTCAGCCCGTTCGCCTATCGCGGGGTGGAGGGTATAAACATGTTTCCTTCGGGTTTCTACACCGTCGGGGACCGGCTGTATGCAATCGCCAGGGTGAACTATATAAAATGGCCGCAAGGCCCTGTCACCGAAGGCGGTTCGGTTTATGAGCAAATCGGCTACCTTGCCAGGTGTATCAAAACGCAGGGAACATCTGGAAAGGCATTCTGGCTTCTCGAAGAACTGCCGGAGGATGAGAGCCTTCTGAAATACCCGTGTTATCCGGATACGAACACTCAAACAGCGGCGGACGCCCTGGAGCTGCTGGAAAATATCCGCAACAGGGGCAGGCGTAAAGGTAAATATCCAGAAGCCCCTGAGGGAGTCAAACTCTGCGAGGACAGTATATACACCCGCGGCGACGGCCGGCAGGTAAGGCTTTTCAGGGATGACGGCCGCTCACTGCGTATGTTCGCGTCTATAAGAAGCTCTGAAGATGATAAATGGTCAAGGCCCGTCAAGACGAATATTCCCGATAGCTGCGCAATGACCGTCAGCGGGCGGCTGTCCGACGGCAGGGTTTATATGATAGGCAACAATATCCCAAAACTATGGCTTCGCAGCCCGCTGTTAATTACCCTTTCGGATGACGGCGCGGATTTTGATCAGTCATGGGTAATTCGCTGCTGTGATCCAGAGCTTCGTGAGAAAAAATCCATGGACGGCAAAGGCCCCGGTTTTCAATACCCCAATGTGTGCATGTCTAAGAGCGATATGTGGGTTTTTTATTCTGTCGGCAAAGAAGATATTGGCGTAACACGCATTCCACTGGAAACACTCCCGCAAAAAAGTGATTAA
- a CDS encoding FMN-binding protein, whose translation MIADKKWFPVLYMFVITALCSSVLIGFTRVTSERVDANQLLAFEKAVLEVLPGVYEQGQNASGVDVHKMFTEKVTEPDESSAGAYTLREDGKIAAYALPVSGQGFWAPIDAIIGIAADAETITGIAIYEQNETPGLGAEITKPQFKSQFDGKVLLEGDKPLSIKRPGSELDDSSVHAVTGATQTSVRFEKIINDGVKKWRQEMGTIK comes from the coding sequence ATGATTGCAGATAAAAAATGGTTTCCCGTTTTGTATATGTTCGTTATAACCGCTTTGTGCAGCTCGGTTTTGATTGGTTTTACGCGTGTTACTTCTGAGCGTGTGGATGCCAACCAGCTGCTCGCGTTTGAAAAGGCTGTATTGGAGGTTCTGCCGGGGGTTTACGAGCAGGGGCAAAACGCATCGGGGGTAGATGTCCATAAAATGTTTACTGAAAAGGTTACCGAGCCCGATGAGTCTTCCGCCGGCGCGTACACGTTAAGAGAAGACGGCAAAATAGCCGCGTACGCTCTGCCGGTCAGCGGCCAGGGATTCTGGGCGCCGATTGACGCGATTATTGGGATCGCCGCCGACGCTGAGACAATAACCGGCATAGCTATATATGAGCAGAACGAGACACCCGGCCTCGGCGCAGAGATTACCAAGCCGCAATTCAAGTCCCAGTTTGACGGCAAGGTGCTTTTAGAGGGCGATAAGCCACTCAGCATCAAACGCCCGGGCAGTGAGCTCGACGATAGCAGCGTGCACGCCGTTACCGGAGCCACCCAGACAAGTGTGCGGTTTGAGAAGATTATCAATGACGGCGTAAAGAAGTGGCGGCAGGAGATGGGAACTATAAAATAG